One genomic window of Glycine max cultivar Williams 82 chromosome 16, Glycine_max_v4.0, whole genome shotgun sequence includes the following:
- the LOC100796829 gene encoding probable WRKY transcription factor 27, with translation MTHEDWDLFAIVRSCKAATFTATTNTETPPTPAPNTTSCLDLSQENGSFSFPNLVQPTTNGFQELQHQQLVINFNPTNTTSTTSSTSTITSGLGINPNSTFSEVAGFIGQQQGYHHHLLPAPTNHTSIGTPTTTGFDRFQHHQQQQLQSPEQNQPPLQAPQTSPILSPTTQPQTPRSRKRKSHQKKMVCHVTADNLSSDLWAWRKYGQKPIKGSPYPRNYYRCSSCKGCVARKQVERSTTEPNTFIVTYTGDHKHAKPVQRNSLAGSTRTKPSTTRLSEPNESVTCPKRENACSSNSELSPMLSVSDTPKNEETVSAGEPDCPDMEIEPSENDDDDVLIPNTGAMSDAVLLGLTNVDRDGVSTLGIDQKNTSGSCQSYPEPDPFSKPGLYSSALGPAKLADLLDDCNL, from the exons ATGACTCATGAAGATTGGGATCTCTTTGCCATAGTTAGAAGTTGCAAAGCTGCTACCTTTACTGCCACCACAAACACTGAAACCCCACCCACCCCCGCCCCCAACACTACCTCATGCTTGGATTTGAGCCAAGAAAATGGCTCATTCTCTTTTCCCAATCTTGTGCAACCAACAACGAATGGGTTCCAAGAGCTTCAACATCAACAATTGGTAATAAACTTCAACCCCACCAACACCACGAGCACCACTTCTAGCACTAGCACTATCACTAGTGGTCTTGGCATCAATCCCAACTCCACTTTTTCTGAGGTTGCGGGATTCATTGGACAACAGCAAGGTTACCACCACCATCTCCTTCCTGCTCCCACAAATCACACCTCCATTGGAACACCCACCACTACTGGTTTTGACAGATTCCAACACCACCAACAACAGCAACTCCAAAGCCCAGAACAAAACCAACCACCCCTTCAAGCACCCCAAACAAGTCCCATCCTTTCACCAACCACACAACCACAAACACCCAGATCAAGAAAAAG aaAAAGCCATCAGAAGAAAATGGTGTGCCATGTAACAGCAGACAATCTGTCATCAGACTTGTGGGCATGGCGAAAATATGGGCAAAAACCCATCAAAGGCTCTCCATATCcaag GAACTATTACAGATGCAGTAGCTGCAAAGGCTGCGTCGCGAGAAAGCAAGTAGAACGAAGCACAACCGAACCCAACACGTTCATCGTGACCTACACCGGCGACCACAAACACGCGAAACCTGTTCAGCGGAACTCCCTCGCGGGAAGCACTAGAACCAAACCATCCACGACCCGTTTATCCGAACCCAATGAATCCGTGACTTGCCCAAAAAGAGAAAACGCGTGTTCTTCAAATTCCGAGCTTTCTCCCATGTTGTCAGTTTCCGACACGCCGAAAAACGAGGAAACGGTCTCGGCCGGTGAACCCGATTGCCCTGACATGGAAATTGAGCCCTCCGAAAACGACGACGACGACGTTTTGATACCCAACACGGGTGCCATGTCCGACGCTGTTCTCTTGGGCTTGACCAATGTTGACCGCGACGGCGTTTCGACGCTTGGAATTGATCAGAAAAACACTTCCGGGTCGTGCCAGTCTTATCCGGAACCCGACCCGTTTTCAAAACCCGGTTTATATTCTTCAGCCCTTGGCCCCGCAAAACTCGCCGACCTTCTTGATGACTGTAATTTGTAA
- the LOC100796295 gene encoding receptor-like protein EIX2 isoform X2, whose translation MNPDRFRYMQALMFMMLQVVCAEEEIMCIEREREALLQFKAALVDDYGMLSSWTTADCCQWEGIRCTNLTGHVLMLDLHGQLNYYSYGIASRRYIRGEIHKSLMELQQLNYLNLGSNYFQGRGIPEFLGSLSNLRHLDLSNSDFGGKIPTQLGSLSHLKYLNLAGNYYLEGSIPRQLGNLSQLQHLDLNWNTFEGNIPSQIGNLSQLQHLDLSGNNFEGNIPSQIGNLSQLQHLDLSLNSLEGSIPSQIGNLSQLQHLDLSGNYFEGSIPSQLGNLSNLQKLYLEGPTLKIDDGDHWLSNLISLTHLSLLSISNLNNSHSFLQMIAKLPKLRELSLIDCSLSDHFILSLRPSKFNFSSSLSVLHLSFNSFTSSMILQWLSGCARFSLQELNLRGNQINGTLPDLSIFSALKGLDLSKNQLNGKILESTKLPPLLESLSITSNILEGGIPKSFGNACALRSLDMSYNSLSEEFPMIIHHLSGCARYSLEQLDLSMNQINGTLPDLSIFSSLRELYLDGNKLNGEIPKDIKFPPQLEELDLRSNSLKGVLTDYHFANMSNLYSLELSDNSLLALTFSPNWVPPFQLSHIGLRSCKLGPVFPKWVETQNQFRDIDISNSGIEDMVPKWFWAKLTFRESISMNISHNNLHGIIPNFPLKNLYHSLILGSNQFDGPIPPFLRGFLFLDLSKNKFSDSLSFLCANDTVETLYQLDLSNNRFSGKIPDCWSHFKSLSYLDLSHNNFSGRIPTSMGSLLHLQALLLRNNNLTDEIPFSLRSCTNLVMLDIAENKLSGLIPAWIGSELQELQFLSLERNNFHGSLPLQICYLSNIQLLDLSINNMSGKIPKCIKKFTSMTRKTSSGDYYQLHSYQVNMTDKMVNLTYDLNALLMWKGSERIFKTKVLLLVKSIDLSSNHFSGEIPQEIENLFGLVSLNLSRNNLIGKIPSKIGKLTSLESLDLSRNQLTGSIPLSLTQIYDLGVLDLSHNHLTGKIPTSTQLQSFNASSYEDNLDLCGQPLEKFCIDGRPTQKPNVEVQEDEFSLFSREFYMSMAFGFVISFWVVFGSILFKLSWRHAYFKFLNNLSDNIYVKVAIFANKISKVHG comes from the exons ATGAATCCAGATCGTTTCAGATACATGCAAGCCCTAATGTTTATGATGTTGCAG GTTGTTTGTGCTGAAGAGGAAATAATGTGCATTGAGAGGGAGAGGGAAGCACTCCTCCAATTCAAAGCTGCCCTTGTGGATGACTATGGCATGCTATCATCTTGGACCACTGCTGATTGCTGCCAGTGGGAAGGGATTCGCTGCACCAACCTCACCGGCCATGTTCTAATGCTCGACCTTCACGGTCAGcttaattattattcatatgGAATTGCCTCGCGACGTTATATCAGAGGAGAGATCCACAAGTCGTTGATGGAGTTGCAACAATTAAACTATTTAAACCTCGGTTCGAATTATTTTCAAGGCAGAGGAATCCCAGAGTTTCTTGGTTCTCTTAGCAACCTGAGACACCTTGATCTGTCAAATTCTGATTTTGGCGGAAAAATTCCAACTCAGTTAGGCTCTCTTTCTCATTTGAAATACTTAAATCTTGCTGGGAATTATTATCTGGAGGGTTCAATCCCACGTCAACTTGGAAATCTCTCCCAGTTGCAGCATCTTGATCTCAATTGGAATACTTTCGAAGGAAATATACCCTCTCAAATTGGAAATCTCTCCCAGTTGCAGCATCTTGATCTCAGCGGCAATAATTTTGAAGGAAATATACCCTCTCAAATTGGAAATCTCTCCCAGTTGCAGCATCTTGATCTCAGTTTGAATTCTTTAGAAGGAAGTATACCCTCTCAAATTGGAAATCTCTCCCAGTTGCAGCATCTTGATCTCAGCGGCAATTATTTTGAAGGAAGTATACCGTCCCAACTTGGGAACCTTTCAAATTTGCAGAAGCTTTATCTTGAAGGTCCTACTCTCAAAATTGACGATGGAGATCATTGGCTGTCTAATCTCATTTCCTTAACCCATCTTTCCTTGCTCTCCATATCTAATCTCAACAATTCTCATAGCTTCCTCCAAATGATTGCCAAGCTACCAAAACTTAGAGAACTGAGTTTAATTGATTGTAGCCTTTCCGATCATTTTATCCTTTCATTGAGGCCctctaaattcaatttttctagTTCCCTTTCCGTCCTTCATCTTTCCTTCAACAGCTTCACGTCATCAATGATACTCCAGTGGCTGTCTGGGTGTGCCAGATTCTCGCTCCAAGAATTGAACTTAAGAGGAAATCAAATCAACGGTACGCTTCCTGACCTTTCAATATTTTCTGCCTTGAAAGGATTGGATCtttcaaaaaatcaattaaatggcAAAATTCTAGAGAGTACCAAATTGCCACCTCTGTTGGAGTCTTTGTCAATCACTTCAAACATTTTAGAAGGTGGAATTCCAAAATCATTTGGGAATGCATGTGCTTTGCGCTCATTGGACATGTCTTATAATAGCTTGAGTGAAGAGTTTCCAATGATAATCCATCACTTGTCTGGATGTGCTAGATATTCATTGGAACAATTAGATCTAAGCATGAATCAAATCAACGGCACACTACCCGACCTCtcaatattttcatctttaagaGAATTATATCTTGATGGAAACAAGCTAAATGGAGAGATTCctaaagatattaaatttcCACCTCAACTTGAGGAACTGGATTTGCGATCAAATTCCTTAAAGGGTGTGCTCACTGACTATCATTTCGCTAATATGTCTAATTTATACTCCTTGGAGTTATCTGACAACTCTTTATTGGCCTTGACATTTAGTCCAAATTGGGTTCCACCGTTTCAGTTGAGCCACATAGGATTGCGATCTTGCAAGCTAGGTCCAGTATTTCCCAAATGGGTGGAGACACAAAATCAATTTAGGGatattgacatttcaaattctggAATAGAAGATATGGTTCCGAAGTGGTTTTGGGCTAAATTAACATTTCGAGAATCCATTTCAATGAATATTTCACACAATAATCTCCATGGTATAATTCCAAATTTTCCACTAAAGAATCTTTACCATTCCCTAATTCTTGGATCAAATCAATTTGATGGCCCTATTCCACCATTTCTTCGAGGTTTCCTGTTTCTTGatttatccaaaaataaattctcagattctctttcatttttatgtgcAAATGATACAGTTGAAACTTTGTACCAATTAGACCTTTCAAATAATCGTTTCTCTGGAAAAATTCCGGACTGTTGGAGCCATTTCAAGTCATTATCTTATTTGGACTTGAGTCACAATAATTTTTCAGGAAGAATACCTACATCCATGGGAtctcttcttcatcttcaagCATTGCTATTGAGAAACAACAACTTAACAGATGAGATACCTTTCTCCTTGAGGAGTTGCACAAATCTAGTAATGCTAGATATTGCAGAAAACAAATTATCAGGGCTCATCCCTGCTTGGATTGGGAGTGAATTACAAGAGTTGCAATTTTTAAGTTTGGAAAGAAATAATTTCCATGGAAGTTTACCATTGCAAATTTGCTACCTAAGTAACATTCAACTCTTGGATCTCTCAATAAATAACATGTCTGGGAAAATTcctaaatgcataaaaaaatttacttcaatGACTCGAAAAACATCTTCAGGAGATTATTATCAACTTCATTCATATCAGGTCAATATGACTGACAAAATGGTTAACCTAACATATGATTTGAATGCACTCTTGATGTGGAAAGGTTCAGAACGAATATTCAAAACTAAAGTGTTACTACTTGTAAAAAGCATTGATCTCTCAAGCAATCACTTTTCTGGAGAAATTCCACAGGAAATAGAGAATTTATTTGGATTGGTTTCATTGAATTTATCAAGAAACAATTTGATAGGGAAAATTCCCTCAAAAATTGGAAAGCTAACATCACTTGAATCTCTTGATTTGTCAAGAAACCAGTTGACTGGTTCAATTCCTCTGAGTCTTACACAAATTTATGACCTCGGCGTGTTAGATTTGTCACATAACCATCTAACTGGAAAAATTCCAACCAGCACACAGTTACAGAGTTTCAATGCCTCGAGTTATGAAGATAATCTTGATCTTTGTGGACAGCCACTTGAGAAATTTTGTATTGATGGGAGACCTACACAAAAACCAAATGTTGAAGTTCAAGAGGACGAATTTTCACTTTTCAGTCGTGAATTTTACATGAGTATGGCATTTGGATTTGTTATAAGCTTTTGGGTGGTGTTTGGCTCAATCTTATTCAAGCTTTCTTGGAGACATGCCTATTTCAAGTTCTTGAACAATCTATCAGACAATATTTATGTCAAGGTAGCAATATTtgctaataaaatatcaaaggTGCATGGCTGA
- the LOC100796295 gene encoding receptor-like protein EIX2 isoform X1 — MITTKMPTMNPDSFKFIEALIILMVGLMMMMMLQVVCAEEEIMCIEREREALLQFKAALVDDYGMLSSWTTADCCQWEGIRCTNLTGHVLMLDLHGQLNYYSYGIASRRYIRGEIHKSLMELQQLNYLNLGSNYFQGRGIPEFLGSLSNLRHLDLSNSDFGGKIPTQLGSLSHLKYLNLAGNYYLEGSIPRQLGNLSQLQHLDLNWNTFEGNIPSQIGNLSQLQHLDLSGNNFEGNIPSQIGNLSQLQHLDLSLNSLEGSIPSQIGNLSQLQHLDLSGNYFEGSIPSQLGNLSNLQKLYLEGPTLKIDDGDHWLSNLISLTHLSLLSISNLNNSHSFLQMIAKLPKLRELSLIDCSLSDHFILSLRPSKFNFSSSLSVLHLSFNSFTSSMILQWLSGCARFSLQELNLRGNQINGTLPDLSIFSALKGLDLSKNQLNGKILESTKLPPLLESLSITSNILEGGIPKSFGNACALRSLDMSYNSLSEEFPMIIHHLSGCARYSLEQLDLSMNQINGTLPDLSIFSSLRELYLDGNKLNGEIPKDIKFPPQLEELDLRSNSLKGVLTDYHFANMSNLYSLELSDNSLLALTFSPNWVPPFQLSHIGLRSCKLGPVFPKWVETQNQFRDIDISNSGIEDMVPKWFWAKLTFRESISMNISHNNLHGIIPNFPLKNLYHSLILGSNQFDGPIPPFLRGFLFLDLSKNKFSDSLSFLCANDTVETLYQLDLSNNRFSGKIPDCWSHFKSLSYLDLSHNNFSGRIPTSMGSLLHLQALLLRNNNLTDEIPFSLRSCTNLVMLDIAENKLSGLIPAWIGSELQELQFLSLERNNFHGSLPLQICYLSNIQLLDLSINNMSGKIPKCIKKFTSMTRKTSSGDYYQLHSYQVNMTDKMVNLTYDLNALLMWKGSERIFKTKVLLLVKSIDLSSNHFSGEIPQEIENLFGLVSLNLSRNNLIGKIPSKIGKLTSLESLDLSRNQLTGSIPLSLTQIYDLGVLDLSHNHLTGKIPTSTQLQSFNASSYEDNLDLCGQPLEKFCIDGRPTQKPNVEVQEDEFSLFSREFYMSMAFGFVISFWVVFGSILFKLSWRHAYFKFLNNLSDNIYVKVAIFANKISKVHG, encoded by the coding sequence ATGATAACCACCAAAATGCCAACCATGAATCCAGATAGTTTCAAATTCATAGAAgccttaataatattaatggtgggtttgatgatgatgatgatgttgcagGTTGTTTGTGCTGAAGAGGAAATAATGTGCATTGAGAGGGAGAGGGAAGCACTCCTCCAATTCAAAGCTGCCCTTGTGGATGACTATGGCATGCTATCATCTTGGACCACTGCTGATTGCTGCCAGTGGGAAGGGATTCGCTGCACCAACCTCACCGGCCATGTTCTAATGCTCGACCTTCACGGTCAGcttaattattattcatatgGAATTGCCTCGCGACGTTATATCAGAGGAGAGATCCACAAGTCGTTGATGGAGTTGCAACAATTAAACTATTTAAACCTCGGTTCGAATTATTTTCAAGGCAGAGGAATCCCAGAGTTTCTTGGTTCTCTTAGCAACCTGAGACACCTTGATCTGTCAAATTCTGATTTTGGCGGAAAAATTCCAACTCAGTTAGGCTCTCTTTCTCATTTGAAATACTTAAATCTTGCTGGGAATTATTATCTGGAGGGTTCAATCCCACGTCAACTTGGAAATCTCTCCCAGTTGCAGCATCTTGATCTCAATTGGAATACTTTCGAAGGAAATATACCCTCTCAAATTGGAAATCTCTCCCAGTTGCAGCATCTTGATCTCAGCGGCAATAATTTTGAAGGAAATATACCCTCTCAAATTGGAAATCTCTCCCAGTTGCAGCATCTTGATCTCAGTTTGAATTCTTTAGAAGGAAGTATACCCTCTCAAATTGGAAATCTCTCCCAGTTGCAGCATCTTGATCTCAGCGGCAATTATTTTGAAGGAAGTATACCGTCCCAACTTGGGAACCTTTCAAATTTGCAGAAGCTTTATCTTGAAGGTCCTACTCTCAAAATTGACGATGGAGATCATTGGCTGTCTAATCTCATTTCCTTAACCCATCTTTCCTTGCTCTCCATATCTAATCTCAACAATTCTCATAGCTTCCTCCAAATGATTGCCAAGCTACCAAAACTTAGAGAACTGAGTTTAATTGATTGTAGCCTTTCCGATCATTTTATCCTTTCATTGAGGCCctctaaattcaatttttctagTTCCCTTTCCGTCCTTCATCTTTCCTTCAACAGCTTCACGTCATCAATGATACTCCAGTGGCTGTCTGGGTGTGCCAGATTCTCGCTCCAAGAATTGAACTTAAGAGGAAATCAAATCAACGGTACGCTTCCTGACCTTTCAATATTTTCTGCCTTGAAAGGATTGGATCtttcaaaaaatcaattaaatggcAAAATTCTAGAGAGTACCAAATTGCCACCTCTGTTGGAGTCTTTGTCAATCACTTCAAACATTTTAGAAGGTGGAATTCCAAAATCATTTGGGAATGCATGTGCTTTGCGCTCATTGGACATGTCTTATAATAGCTTGAGTGAAGAGTTTCCAATGATAATCCATCACTTGTCTGGATGTGCTAGATATTCATTGGAACAATTAGATCTAAGCATGAATCAAATCAACGGCACACTACCCGACCTCtcaatattttcatctttaagaGAATTATATCTTGATGGAAACAAGCTAAATGGAGAGATTCctaaagatattaaatttcCACCTCAACTTGAGGAACTGGATTTGCGATCAAATTCCTTAAAGGGTGTGCTCACTGACTATCATTTCGCTAATATGTCTAATTTATACTCCTTGGAGTTATCTGACAACTCTTTATTGGCCTTGACATTTAGTCCAAATTGGGTTCCACCGTTTCAGTTGAGCCACATAGGATTGCGATCTTGCAAGCTAGGTCCAGTATTTCCCAAATGGGTGGAGACACAAAATCAATTTAGGGatattgacatttcaaattctggAATAGAAGATATGGTTCCGAAGTGGTTTTGGGCTAAATTAACATTTCGAGAATCCATTTCAATGAATATTTCACACAATAATCTCCATGGTATAATTCCAAATTTTCCACTAAAGAATCTTTACCATTCCCTAATTCTTGGATCAAATCAATTTGATGGCCCTATTCCACCATTTCTTCGAGGTTTCCTGTTTCTTGatttatccaaaaataaattctcagattctctttcatttttatgtgcAAATGATACAGTTGAAACTTTGTACCAATTAGACCTTTCAAATAATCGTTTCTCTGGAAAAATTCCGGACTGTTGGAGCCATTTCAAGTCATTATCTTATTTGGACTTGAGTCACAATAATTTTTCAGGAAGAATACCTACATCCATGGGAtctcttcttcatcttcaagCATTGCTATTGAGAAACAACAACTTAACAGATGAGATACCTTTCTCCTTGAGGAGTTGCACAAATCTAGTAATGCTAGATATTGCAGAAAACAAATTATCAGGGCTCATCCCTGCTTGGATTGGGAGTGAATTACAAGAGTTGCAATTTTTAAGTTTGGAAAGAAATAATTTCCATGGAAGTTTACCATTGCAAATTTGCTACCTAAGTAACATTCAACTCTTGGATCTCTCAATAAATAACATGTCTGGGAAAATTcctaaatgcataaaaaaatttacttcaatGACTCGAAAAACATCTTCAGGAGATTATTATCAACTTCATTCATATCAGGTCAATATGACTGACAAAATGGTTAACCTAACATATGATTTGAATGCACTCTTGATGTGGAAAGGTTCAGAACGAATATTCAAAACTAAAGTGTTACTACTTGTAAAAAGCATTGATCTCTCAAGCAATCACTTTTCTGGAGAAATTCCACAGGAAATAGAGAATTTATTTGGATTGGTTTCATTGAATTTATCAAGAAACAATTTGATAGGGAAAATTCCCTCAAAAATTGGAAAGCTAACATCACTTGAATCTCTTGATTTGTCAAGAAACCAGTTGACTGGTTCAATTCCTCTGAGTCTTACACAAATTTATGACCTCGGCGTGTTAGATTTGTCACATAACCATCTAACTGGAAAAATTCCAACCAGCACACAGTTACAGAGTTTCAATGCCTCGAGTTATGAAGATAATCTTGATCTTTGTGGACAGCCACTTGAGAAATTTTGTATTGATGGGAGACCTACACAAAAACCAAATGTTGAAGTTCAAGAGGACGAATTTTCACTTTTCAGTCGTGAATTTTACATGAGTATGGCATTTGGATTTGTTATAAGCTTTTGGGTGGTGTTTGGCTCAATCTTATTCAAGCTTTCTTGGAGACATGCCTATTTCAAGTTCTTGAACAATCTATCAGACAATATTTATGTCAAGGTAGCAATATTtgctaataaaatatcaaaggTGCATGGCTGA